The following DNA comes from Planctomycetota bacterium.
ATCGCCGACAAAGCCGTTGATGTTGAAGCTCGTGTTGGCGATGCGTGCGCCGTTGTCGATCGCGTAGGCGAAGGCGTCGGCCATGATGACCGAAGTGAAACCACCATCCGCTCCAGAGATCCGGATCGGCAGGATTGAGGCGTGCCCGGCCACGCCAGCGATCTGATTGCCGTTGTTGGTAACGCCGGCCGCAATCCCGGCGACGTGCGTTCCGTGATCGTCGTCCTTGATGAGTGGGTTGGGGTCGTTATCGTCGCCGACGAAATCCCAGCCATTGAAGTCGTCGATGTAGCCGTTGCTGTCATCGTCGACACCGGCCACGCCGCGCACCTCCGCCGTGTTCTCCCAGATGTTCGGCGCGAGGTCCGGATGGTCGAGCTCGACGCCCTCGTCGGTGACAGCAATTACGACGTCCGAGTCACCGAGGGTCACATCCCAGGCGACGGGGTTCCCCATCAGCGTGTGGTGGTATTGATCGCCAAACGCCGGGTCGTCGGGCAGGAAGTCGAGGACTTCCCCGCTGTACTGGTAGTTCGGCGCAGCCCAGCTGACCTCGGGGATGAAAGACGCATATGCGAGCACGTCGCTAAGAGAGACGTCGCCAGCGTAGCCGACGTGCAAGACGGATAGATCTCGATCGCCCTGGGCCTCCAAGGTCACGACTTCGTCAAACCAGACGTTATCGAAAACCGCAAGCGAAGTTGTGAGATTGGACGCCAACGACTCGAGCACGTCCGTCACGTTGGCATCCTGTTGGATACCGAGGACGAACTCGTCAGGCACGATCGAACGCCCGAGACCATTGGTCTCAGGCAGCGTGCCTCCCGCCGAACGGGTGTCAGCGG
Coding sequences within:
- a CDS encoding S8 family serine peptidase produces the protein MPDEFVLGIQQDANVTDVLESLASNLTTSLAVFDNVWFDEVVTLEAQGDRDLSVLHVGYAGDVSLSDVLAYASFIPEVSWAAPNYQYSGEVLDFLPDDPAFGDQYHHTLMGNPVAWDVTLGDSDVVIAVTDEGVELDHPDLAPNIWENTAEVRGVAGVDDDSNGYIDDFNGWDFVGDDNDPNPLIKDDDHGTHVAGIAAGVTNNGNQIAGVAGHASILPIRISGADGGFTSVIMADAFAYAIDNGARIANTSFNINGFVGDPTFTAGLQYYYDNGGLHFNSAGNDDQLNPARQAFHQTLLVASTTSLDEKSDFSNYGTGIDVAAPGSAVLSTVTIGGIGFKSGTSMSAPNAAGAAALIWSANPSYTRDQVAAQLLGTADNIDAENPEYVGLLGSGRVNTGRALAESLPAPTVWSL